The following is a genomic window from Chryseobacterium ginsenosidimutans.
AAAATTATCATAGCCGTTTCCGGGAATATTGAAACACAAAACGGTGTATTTGTTCGTATCGATAACCTGATTTTCACCAATTAATTTTTTCCACCACCCTTTTTCTCCGGAAACATCTGAATTTCCGGTTAAGGCATGATTCACTAAAATGATCGGTGCTGAAAACAGGTCTTTCCCGAAAAGCTGATAGCTCAACGAGATATTATATTCCTTATTGGAATTGGTCTGATACGAAAAATTAATATAGTTTAGTTCTGTTTTCAATTCTATTATACTTTTGATAATACAATTGAAAATGCCACGAGAAATGGCTGAAAAGAACTTCAGTAAGTTATCTGTCCAAAATAAAATTATTTGGTAGAACGTAGCACCTTCTTCGCTTGCACAAAGGGTTGCTAAGGTTTCACAGGGTCTATCCCTCAACCTTTCTTGATAACATTTTCAATATGTGAATGATCGAATGGTGCAAAGATAAAACTTTTCTTTTAAATATTTATAAAAATTTAATTTAATACAATAAACACTGATAAATACACGCTTTCTTAAGCAATATTAAATATTATTCAAACTTTACTTGTTGGAATTTTTTTTCAAAAAAACTACCTTCGTAATTGAAAATGGTGAAATATGGATGCCGAAAAACAAAGATTACAAGATAATAACTGGAAAAACTGGGGACCTTATGTAAGCAACCGGCAATGGGGAAATGTACGTGAAGACTACAGCACAAACGGCGATGCATGGAATTTTGCCAATCATAATAACGCCGAAAGCAACGCTTACCGTTGGGGTGAAGAGGGGATCGCGGGAATATCCGATGTGAAGCAGCTTTTCTGTTTTGCACTTTCATTCTGGAACAAGAAAGACAAGATGGTGAAAGAGCGTTTTTTCGGGTTGAGCAATCCTCAGGGAAATCATGGAGAAGATATAAAAGAAATCTTTTATTATCTGGATAATACACCCACTCACAGCTATATGAAAATGGTGTATAAGTATCCTATCAATCCTTTTCCTTATGATGAGATTCTCGCTGAAAATGCAAGGCGAAGCAAAAAAGAGCCGGAATACGAAATCATTGATACCGGAATTTTTGATAACGATGAATATTTTGATATTTTTATTGAATATGCAAAAGCTGATCATAATGATATTTTGGTACGTGTTACAATCTGCAACAGAAGTAAAATTGATACTCCGATCATAGTCGCGCCAACTATCTGGTTCAGAAATAATTGGAAATGGGGTTACAATACTTATATGGGGAAAGCTAATGCTTCTTCTGAAGGCTGTATCGATATAAACCACGACAGTATTTCTGTTAAAAAGTTTTATTCCAGAAATATTAATGCAGAAAGCGTTTTTTGTGATAATGAAACCAATACTCCAAAATTATACGGAGCTCCTTATCCGGGAAACACCTATTTTAAAGATGGAATTAATGACTATATCATCTACAGAAGCAACACTGTAAATCCTGAAAAAACAGGAACAAAAGCTTCTTTTTTAATTGATGAAATTATTGAAGCGGAACAATCCAAAACTTTTGATTTCAGACTGTCACCAGATGATTCGGATGAACCTTTCCTTGATTTTGATGAAATATTAAAAACTAGAATTAATGAGGCGAACGAATTTTATGATGAAATTCAGAATGATGTAGCAACTGATGATGAAAAAAATGTTCAAAGACAAGCTTTTGCGGGATTGCTTTGGAATAAACAATTTTATCATTACAATGTCGGAAAATGGCTTAAAGGCGATCCTAATTTTGAAGCACCGAGAGATTTTAATAATTATGTAAGAAATACAGAATGGAATCATCTTCATAATAAAGATATTATCTCCATGCCCGATAAATGGGAGTATCCATGGTACGCGACCTGGGATCTAGCTTTCCATTGTGTTCCTTTTTCAATTATCGATGCAGAATTTGCAAAAGGACAGCTTCTTTTGTTAACGAAAGAATGGTACATGCATCCAAACGGGCAGCTTCCTGCCTATGAATGGAACCTGAGTGATGTAAACCCTCCTGTGCATGCATGGTCGTGCTTCAGGGTTTTTAAAATTGATGAAAAACAAAACGGCAAACCTGATCTTTTATTTTTAGAAAAAGTTTTCCAGAAATTGCTTCTGAACTTCACTTGGTGGGTGAACAGAAAAGATAAAAACGGTAAGAATATTTTTGGTGGAGGCTTCCTGGGACTCGATAACATTGGTGCTTTTGACAGGAATATGATTTTAAAAGACGGCCAGCATCTTGAACAGGCAGACGGAACAAGCTGGATGGCAATGTATGCCTTAAATATGATGCGAATTGCAATGGAACTGGCTCAATACTACCAGGTTTATGAAGATATGGCAATCAAGTTTTTTGAGCACTATCTTTATATTGCCGAAGCTATGGAAAATCTTGGTGAAGGAACAAAAGGTCTCTGGAATGAGGAAGACGGGTTTTTCTATGACGTTCTGCAACTTGGAAACGGAGACAGTGTTTCATTAAAATTAAGAAGCATTGTAGGGTTAATTCCGATGTTTGCGGTAGAAATTATTGATCACCATTTACTTGATAAGATGCCTAATTTCACAGCAAGAATGGAATGGATCTTAAAAAATAAACCTGAATTGACAAAACTTGTTTCTCACTGGGAAGAAGAAGGTCACGGGAGAAAACATCTGATGAGTATTCTGCGTAAGACCCGTTTAACAAAAGTTTTGTCAAGAATGCTTGATGAGAAAGAATTTTTAAGCGATTACGGAATCAGGGCAATGTCGAAAGTATATGAAGAAAATCCTTTCGTTTTTTCTGTTCACGGCACTGAAAATATGGTGTATTATACCCCTGCAGAAAGCGACAGCCGAATGTTTGGAGGAAACAGCAACTGGCGGGGACCGATCTGGTTTCCGATCAACTTTTTGATTGTTGAGAGTTTGCAGAGATTCCATTTTTATTATGGAAACAGCCTGAAAGTAGAATTGCCAACAGGAAGCGGAGATAAAAGAAACCTCGACGAAGTTGCACAAAATATAAGCAACAGATTATGTTCAATTTTCTTAAAAGACGAACATGGACAAAGACCGTTCAACGGTGGAAATGCTAAGTTTAATTATGATGAAAACTTTAAAGATTACATTACATTTTTTGAATATTTTCACGGAGATAACGGTCGCGGTGTCGGTGCATCTCACCAGACAGGATGGACGGCAACAGTTGCAAAATTAATGAAAACCAGATAAATACATAATTAAGCCTCTTTATAAGAGGCTTTTTATTTTAGGAATGCTTTATTATATTTTGATTGATACATAACAGATATTCAATTAATTATTTAAATTTGCAGTCTAAACACACAAATAATGAAAACAAATTTACTTTTGTTTGGGCTCCTAAATATTGAGTTAGGAATTCGAACACAGATTACATCTCATCAGAAGCTTATTTCTAAGCGACAAATTCAAAAATTATAGCTATTAAATACAGTGATTGCAATTACGATCAGTGATTTTTCGGCTTTATATAAAACACAACAACAAATACTTATACGAATGAAAACAAAATTATTTTGCTTGCTGGCTTTCCTGATGCTCAGCTTGGGACTAAAAGCGCAAATTATCAACTTTCCAGATGCCAATTTTAAAGCCAAGTTGCTATCTTCATCGGCATCTAGTCCCATTGCACAAGATTTTTCCGGAAATTATTTTGCTATAGACGCTAATGGAGACGGACAAATACAGCAAAGCGA
Proteins encoded in this region:
- a CDS encoding MGH1-like glycoside hydrolase domain-containing protein — its product is MDAEKQRLQDNNWKNWGPYVSNRQWGNVREDYSTNGDAWNFANHNNAESNAYRWGEEGIAGISDVKQLFCFALSFWNKKDKMVKERFFGLSNPQGNHGEDIKEIFYYLDNTPTHSYMKMVYKYPINPFPYDEILAENARRSKKEPEYEIIDTGIFDNDEYFDIFIEYAKADHNDILVRVTICNRSKIDTPIIVAPTIWFRNNWKWGYNTYMGKANASSEGCIDINHDSISVKKFYSRNINAESVFCDNETNTPKLYGAPYPGNTYFKDGINDYIIYRSNTVNPEKTGTKASFLIDEIIEAEQSKTFDFRLSPDDSDEPFLDFDEILKTRINEANEFYDEIQNDVATDDEKNVQRQAFAGLLWNKQFYHYNVGKWLKGDPNFEAPRDFNNYVRNTEWNHLHNKDIISMPDKWEYPWYATWDLAFHCVPFSIIDAEFAKGQLLLLTKEWYMHPNGQLPAYEWNLSDVNPPVHAWSCFRVFKIDEKQNGKPDLLFLEKVFQKLLLNFTWWVNRKDKNGKNIFGGGFLGLDNIGAFDRNMILKDGQHLEQADGTSWMAMYALNMMRIAMELAQYYQVYEDMAIKFFEHYLYIAEAMENLGEGTKGLWNEEDGFFYDVLQLGNGDSVSLKLRSIVGLIPMFAVEIIDHHLLDKMPNFTARMEWILKNKPELTKLVSHWEEEGHGRKHLMSILRKTRLTKVLSRMLDEKEFLSDYGIRAMSKVYEENPFVFSVHGTENMVYYTPAESDSRMFGGNSNWRGPIWFPINFLIVESLQRFHFYYGNSLKVELPTGSGDKRNLDEVAQNISNRLCSIFLKDEHGQRPFNGGNAKFNYDENFKDYITFFEYFHGDNGRGVGASHQTGWTATVAKLMKTR